In one Vicia villosa cultivar HV-30 ecotype Madison, WI unplaced genomic scaffold, Vvil1.0 ctg.002165F_1_1, whole genome shotgun sequence genomic region, the following are encoded:
- the LOC131638079 gene encoding calcium-binding protein PBP1-like, with protein sequence MTTNNVFEDLLPMMANKLGGEGLIKELCNGFDLLMDKEKGVITLDSLRKNAAVLGLQDMKEDELVSMMKEGDMDRDGALTQMEFCVLMFRLSPELMEESWFWLEEALQHELDNNNNSFL encoded by the coding sequence ATGACTACCAACAATGTCTTCGAAGATTTGTTACCAATGATGGCCAACAAGCTAGGTGGTGAAGGTTTAATCAAAGAGCTGTGCAACGGGTTTGACTTGCTGATGGACAAAGAAAAAGGAGTGATCACGTTGGATAGCTTGAGGAAAAACGCTGCGGTTTTGGGTCTTCAGGATATGAAAGAAGATGAACTTGTGAGCATGATGAAGGAAGGTGATATGGATAGAGATGGAGCACTGACGCAGATGGAGTTTTGTGTTTTGATGTTTAGGTTGAGTCCGGAATTGATGGAAGAGTCTTGGTTTTGGCTTGAGGAAGCGCTGCAACATGAACTTGACAACAATAATAATTCTTTTTTGTAG